In Brassica rapa cultivar Chiifu-401-42 chromosome A06, CAAS_Brap_v3.01, whole genome shotgun sequence, a single window of DNA contains:
- the LOC103874674 gene encoding 40S ribosomal protein S20-2 — MAYAAMKPTKAGLEEPLEQIHKIRITLSSKNVKNLEKVCADLVRGAKDKRLRTKGPVRMPTKVLKITTRKAPCGEGTNTWDRFELRVHKRVIDLFSSPDVVKQITSITIEPGVEVEVTIADS; from the exons ATGGCTTATGCAGCAATGAAGCCCACGAAGGCTGGTTTGGAAGAGCCTCTCGAGCAAATTCATAAGATCAGGATCACTCTCTCCTCCAAGAATGTGAAGAACCTTGAGAAAG tgtgtgctgatttggttcgTGGAGCTAAGGACAAGAGACTGAGAACCAAGGGACCAGTAAGAATGCCCACCAAGGTTCTTAAGATCACTACCCGAAAGGCTCCTTGTGGTGAAG GAACCAACACATGGGACAGATTTGAACTTAGGGTGCACAAGCGAGTGATTGATCTCTTCAGCTCTCCTGATGTGGTCAAGCAAATCACTTCCATCACCATTGAACCTGGTGTCGAGGTCGAAGTCACCATCGCCGACTCttag
- the LOC103874675 gene encoding structural maintenance of chromosomes protein 2-1 has product MHIKEICLEGFKSYATRTVVSGFDPHFNAITGLNGSGKSNILDSICFVLGITNLQQVRAANLQELVYKQGQAGITKATVSVTFDNSERHRSPLGYEEHPEITVTRQIVVGGRNKYLINGKLAQPNQVQNLFHSVQLNVNNPHFLIMQGRITKVLNMKPPEILSMLEEAAGTRMYENKKEAALKTLEKKQTKVDEINKLLDHEILPALEKLRKEKAQYMQWANGNAELDRLKRFCIAFEYVQAEKIRDNAVHGVEEMKAKLTSIDEETEMAHEEVKGIEKQIEDLTRAKEASMGGEVKTLSEKVDSLSQEMTRESSKLNNKEDTLLGEKENAEKIVHNIEELKKSVNERAAAVKKSEEGAADLKRRFQELSTTLEESEKEHQGVLAGKSSGDEEKCLEDQLRDGKIAVGTAETELKQLKTKIGHCEKELKERKSQLMSKQEEAVEVENELGSRKGDVERVKKILESIPIKEGQMDALEKDRGSVLEVVQRLEDKVRGLSAQLANVQFSYRDPVRNFDRSKVKGVVAKLIKVKDRNSMTALEVTAGGKLYNVVVDSEETGKQLLQNGALRRRVTIIPLNKIQSYVVQPRVQQATARLVGKDNAELALSLVGYSQEIKNAMEYVFGSTFVCKTTDAAKEVAFNRDIRTPSVTLEGDIFQPSGLLTGGSRKGGGDLLRQLHDLAEAESELQGHQRRLADIEAQIKELQPLQKKFTDVKAQLELKTYELSLFLKRAEQNEHHKLGEAVQKLEVELEETRSQIKEKELAYNNCVDAVSTLEKSIKDHDKNREGRLKGLEKNIKTIKAQMQAASKDLKSHENEKEKLVMEEEAMVQEQSSLESQLASLKAQITTLTTEVDEQRAKVDALQKIHDESLAELKLIHAKMKECDTQISSFVTEQEKCLQKLTDMKLEKKKLENEVVRMETDHKDCSVKVDKLVEKHTWIASEKQLFGKGGTDYDFESCNPYVAREKLDKLQSDQSSLEKRVNKKVMAMFEKAEDEYNALISKKNTIENDKSKITKVIEELDEKKKETLKVTWVKVNQDFGSIFSTLLPGTMAKLEPPEGGTFLDGLEVRVAFGKVWKQSLSELSGGQRSLLALSLILALLLFKPAPLYILDEVDAALDLSHTQNIGRMIKAHFPHSQFIVVSLKEGMFNNANVLFRTKFVDGVSTVQRTVTKQTK; this is encoded by the exons ATGCACATAAAGGAGATATGCCTCGAAGGTTTCAAATCATACGCGACGAGGACGGTCGTCTCTGGCTTCGATCCCCACTTCAACGCGATAACGGGTCTGAACGGATCGGGGAAATCGAACATCCTCGATTCCATCTGTTTCGTTCTGGGTATCACCAATCTCCAGCAGGTCCGAGCTGCTAATCTCCAGGAGCTCGTCTACAAGCAAGGCCAAGCTGGGATTACCAAGGCCACCGTCTCCGTTACCTTCGACAACTCCGAGAGACACAGAAGCCCTCTCGGCTACGAAGAGCATCCCGAGATCACTGTTACTCGACAA ATTGTGGTTGGTGGTCGGAACAAGTATTTGATAAATGGGAAGCTTGCGCAACCAAATCAAGTCCAGAATCTATTCCATTCGGTGCAGCTCAACGTCAACAACCCCCACTTTCTCATCATGCAAGGGCGTATCACCAAAGTCTTGAACATGAAACCTCCCGAGATCCTCTCCATGCTCGAGGAAGCTGCTGGCACAAGAATGTACGAGAACAAGAAAGAGGCTGCACTGAAGACGCTTGAGAAAAAGCAAACCAAGGTTGATGAGATTAACAAGCTTCTGGATCATGAGATATTGCCGGCTTTAGAGAAACTGAGGAAGGAGAAAGCGCAGTACATGCAGTGGGCTAATGGTAACGCAGAGCTAGATCGACTGAAGAGGTTCTGTATTGCCTTTGAGTATGTCCAAGCAGAGAAGATTAGAGACAACGCTGTTCATGGGGTGGAAGAGATGAAGGCGAAGCTCACTAGTATTGACGAGGAAACTGAAATGGCACATGAGGAAGTAAAGGGTATTGAGAAACAGATAGAGGATTTGACTCGGGCAAAGGAAGCCAGCATGGGAGGGGAAGTCAAAACTCTGTCCGAGAAAGTGGATTCGCTGTCTCAAGAGATGACACGTGAGTCATCTAAGCTTAATAATAAGGAGGACACCCTTCTGGGAGAAAAAGAGAATGCTGAAAAG ATTGTTCACAATATAGAAGAGTTGAAAAAATCCGTAAACGAGAGAGCCGCTGCTGTTAAGAAGTCTGAGGAAGGAGCGGCTGACCTAAAACGAAGATTCCAGGAACTCTCCACCACATTGGAAGAATCTGAAAAGGAGCACCAG GGCGTACTAGCTGGTAAAAGTAGCGGAGATGAAGAGAAATGCCTAGAAGATCAACTACGGGATGGGAAGATTGCTGTTGGAACAGCAGAAACAGAGTTGAAACAGCTGAAAACCAAAATAGGACACTGCGAAAAGGAGCTAAAGGAGAGAAAGTCTCAGTTAATGTCAAAACAGGAGGAAGCCGTTGAAGTTGAGAATGAACTTGGTTCTAGAAAAGGTGATGTGGAACGTGTAAAAAAGATACTTGAATCTATTCCTATTAAAGAGGGTCAAATGGATGCATTGGAGAAG GACCGTGGATCTGTACTTGAAGTTGTGCAAAGGCTGGAAGATAAAGTCCGTGGTTTATCAGCTCAATTAGCAAATGTTCAATTTTCATACCGCGATCCTGTGAGAAACTTTGACCGATCAAAGGTGAAAGGTGTGGtcgcaaaactaataaaagtaaAAGACAGGAACTCAATGACAGCGTTGGAG GTTACTGCTGGTGGAAAGTTATATAATGTTGTTGTGGACTCAGAAGAAACTGGGAAACAGCTCCTTCAAAATGGAGCTCTTAGGAGAAGAGTTACAATTATACCTCTGAACAAAATTCAATCTTACGTTGTTCAGCCTAGAGTGCAGCAAGCGACTGCTAGATTG GTTGGGAAGGATAATGCAGAACTGGCACTTTCTTTAGTCGGTTATAGCCAGGAGATAAAG AATGCTATGGAGTATGTTTTTGGCTCCACTTTTGTTTGCAAAACTACTGATGCCGCAAAGGAA GTTGCTTTCAATAGGGATATTCGAACTCCAAGTGTCACTCTTGAAGGTGATATTTTCCAGCCCAGTGGTCTTCTCACTGGTGGGAGTCGCAA GGGTGGAGGTGATCTCCTTAGGCAACTTCATGACCTGGCAGAAGCCGAATCAGAATTACAAGGACACCAGAGGAGGTTAGCTGACATTGAAGCACAG ATCAAAGAGCTTCAGCCCCTTCAAAAGAAATTCACAGATGTTAAAGCACAGTTGGAGCTAAAAACGTATGAATTGTCCTTATTCCTGAAAAGGGCTGAACAGAATGAGCATCACAAG CTTGGCGAAGCAGTACAAAAACTTGAAGTAGAGCTTGAAGAAACGAGATCCCAAATTAAAGAGAAGGAACTGGCTTACAATAATTGTGTTGATGCTGTCTCCACATTAGAGAAATCCATCAAAGACCATGACAAAAACAGAGAGGGAAGACTCAAAggtttggaaaaaaatattaagaccATTAAAGCTCAGATGCAGGCAGCTTCCAAAGATTTAAAG AGtcatgaaaatgaaaaagaaaaacttgtGATGGAGGAAGAAGCGATGGTTCAGGAACAATCGTCCTTGGAAAGCCAGTTAGCTTCATTGAAAGCCCAGATTACCACTCTGACTACGGAAGTAGACGAGCAGCGGGCCAAG GTTGATGCCTTACAGAAGATTCATGATGAGTCTCTTGCCGAGCTCAAGTTAATACATGCAAAGATGAAGGAATGCGATACACAGATAAGTAGTTTTGTCACTGAGCAGGAAAAATGTCTACAGAAGCTTACTGACATGAAGCTTGAGAAAAAGAAGCTGGAAAATGAG gtGGTAAGGATGGAGACGGATCATAAAGACTGCTCAGTGAAAGTCGACAAGCTCGTTGAGAAGCATACATGGATAGCATCTGAAAAGCAGCTTTTTGGAAAAGGAGGGACAGATTATGATTTTGAATCTTGTAATCCATACGTAGCTAGAGAAAAGCTCGATAAGCTCCAGTCAGATCAGTCAAG CTTGGAAAAAAGAGTGAACAAGAAGGTTATGGCTATGTTCGAGAAAGCAGAAGATGAATACAATGCGCTGATATCGAAGAAAAATACAATTGAG AATGACAAATCCAAAATCACGAAAGTGATTGAGGAGCTCGacgagaagaaaaaagaaacccTGAAAGTTACATGGGTTAAGGTTAACCA GGATTTCGGATCAATTTTTTCAACTTTATTACCTGGTACCATGGCAAAGCTAGAACCTCCTGAAGGCGGTACTTTCCTTGATGGTTTGGAGGTGCGTGTTGCCTTTGGTAAAGTATGGAAGCAGTCTTTGTCTGAACTCAGCGGAGGGCAAAGATCCCTTCTTGCGCTATCATTAATCTTGGCATTGCTTCTCTTCAAACCTGCtcctctttatatattagacgaG GTTGATGCAGCTCTTGATCTCAGCCACACACAGAACATAGGAAGAATGATAAAAGCTCATTTCCCTCACTCACAG TTTATCGTGGTTTCGCTGAAGGAAGGAATGTTCAACAATGCCAATGTTCTTTTCCGGACAAAGTTCGTGGATGGAGTTTCTACAGTCCAGAGGACAGTAACAAAGCAGACCAAGTGA